GTCATTTTAATCTTATGACTTGCAAGCCTAGTCAAAAAGAAATTTATCATACAATGCAAACTGCAATTAACAACTTCCTGACAATATGAAGTCCTATTCTTCATTGAACAATAACAAGCAGCAGAGCATCACTTCTTTTTTGGAATTCCTTGACCATCTGGATTTTTAGAGTGTAATTTTTGGAGAAGTTCTAGTACACTTCCCGTATATTTGAGCATACTTCttctattatttaattaattatttacttttcaaaaaaacaaaactcaactcaagtaaaaaattaatcccCAATTAAATAGAGGCCAACTTTATAGAACCTCTTCAACTAATGGGGTTAGCCacatttttttcaacaattataTCCTATCTAAAGTCAAACTCTCTCACCTCCTTACTTAAACCAACATCTTTATTTAGTAGAACCAATGCATTGTATTAAACTAAAAAAGTAATAAGAAAATCCAATCAATAGATCTCTAGTGAACAAGAGGCATTATCTCACCGTGTGCAATGATTGCAGTAACCCCACATCTGTACAAGGCCTACTCCCCAGCCACCACATCCCATGCACTTCTCTAGCTCGGATGATCGATCGCTCTGATTCACATCAGCACCACTCTGGGGGAGCATGCTGTCATAATCTTTTGAAGCAACCTGCCGTGAGGAATCAGGGTGCTCCCATTGCGACACATGGGTCCTCGtattgtaataatatttatggCCTGTATAGAGAGCATAAAGTTCAGGTAAGAAGGGAATTAGAAATGAAGGTTGCAAATGATTTTAAATATTCTTGGTGTCTACAAGTAGTAATCCAGTTACATTCTGTTGTTTACCAGTATTTTTACCACAAATGTAGTCAAAGAAATAAGGTAAACCATAATTGTGCTTCCATGAAGAATATTGTCATGAGCAGGATAATACCTTTAACAGTGGACCTCAGAAGCGGCTTGCACCAAAAATTAAAGGACATGGACACCATGTATGAAATTTACTTTCAAGTGCTAGTCACTGACAGAAACTCATGGTAGGAAATTCccccaaaattataataaactcATATTCACCATCAGTACCTAAAAATCATTCACTATAGAATCTGAATTTAGCAACAACTGAAACTTTTACACAATGTTCCCACAACTAAGAAATACAATTCTATGTATTcattttttcctctcatttctTCATGGTAACTAAACACAGTAGGATGATCATGATATGCACACAGATTATCGCATACCTGTTGTTTCATCCAAAGACTCCACCCAACTCTCTGGAAGAGATGAAGGTGATGGATGCTGTGTGACAGCAGATGCTCCAACAGGTCTTTCCCACTGACTCTTCCCAGTCGTTTCATTGTAATAATATAAAGCACCACTAGCAGGGTCTTTTGCCTCCACCTACATCAGAATTTCATAAAGGTTTTAGAAGCATCAAAGAAAGCCATACTAAGAAATTTAGAGAAGACTACAAGTTCACAACTTTGAAAAACTGAGAACTGAGACAACTAATAAAGTTCATGTAAGAAAAAAGTTGCAGCAGAAAAGCCTGCACAAGCATGCATTCATGTACACACCTTAAGTCCCTAACTtggacatttaaaaaaaaaaaaaaataagggtatCATAAATTCCTTCCTTTTCTTATGAGATTTCATATGTAACTAAAAGTTAACCTCAAAGTTCCAACAAAAAGTTCTATGAAATGATTTTAAAAGCACCAGATGCATAAAAAGAACAAAGCTATTAGTATCAGCTTTAACAGTCCATGACATTGTAATAAATCTATTTCAAGCAAACGAGTATCAAAAATCTATAACCCACCCAAAATTTGACAAATAGCTGACATTTACTAGATTTAACTGAAGCTTCTTAATCAGTTAGCCACTTCACAGTTTTTCATCCTTATTTATCTTCATATTTAGTATTTCACATTTGCATCTTTAATTCTTCACCCTTCTTCTCAAAGCAAGCACAGTACTTCAATTCCAAAATCTTCCATTATTTGCCAAATGACAATTGACCAAACTTAGCAGgtgaaatttgtatttttgcctAATTTTTTACCGTTGAACTTGATAGATGTCATGGGAGAGTTTAGGGTAGCCAATGAAAAACTAAGTTCAAGCTCAGTATTCATCATGCTAACAACTGGagtagaaaattcagaaatccAAGCCCCCAAAATGGCTAAAAGAGGAAGGAACAATACCTTAAAAGGGTCAATCAATGAAAATTAATGCAGATATACACAAAATCAGCTGAAGCTCAGTCTGTATTGACAAAAACTTTACTGAATCAGCCAGAAGACCTCGTGGCAGCCAAAAGTCCCCTAAACCGACTGAGACTTGATGCGAACCAATTGAAAAACTGAAACCTTTGTTGATCCAAGAAAGCTTTAGGTAGGACCCAATTGGATCTGGGTCGGGCTTGGGTTGATTTGGGTATGGGTTGGACTTGCCTGATTTGGCTGGCCTAAATGTGCTATGCCAAGATAAAGTTATACTTTTAATGGATAGGGCAAAACATGTAACCAAACAGGTCGACAAGTCTGAACTCAGTAGTGGATAAGGTTATCCTTATTTTGGATATGGACTAGCAATACATGTAACCAAACAGAAGGCTTCCTTTTCCACTTCAATGAACAACACCGCTGCTGACAAGACTCAAAAATGGCTGGCAACCACAGCTTTGATGTTAGAACATGACATTGATGACCAGAAACCACCGCCAATGTTGGAATTGACAAAAACCACTGTGAGTGACCAGAAAATGCCACTAATCCCCTTAGAAACCACAGAACCCCCTCAGAGACCACCAACTACCATGAAGCACCACCtaaacaaccacaaccacaacagcAACAACCTCATCCACAACCAACATTAACAGGCTTCAGCAACTGTGATGCTGGTTGTGGATGAGGTTGTTgctgttgtggttgtggttgtttaGGTGGTGCTTCAACTACTGGACCATGGCAAAAACACTGGTGGTGAAGACTAGAGTCTTCATCCACCTCACCACTAATAGATACCACTAACTGGACCAACCACCAGACTAAccaagaacaataaaaatggGATGAAGGCTCAGAATGGAAggagcaaaaataaaaattgcactCAGAGAATAAATGAGAGATATGGTTCTGATACCATGTTATTGAAGTATTTAGAAAAGAATTCAATgaggaagattaaaaaaagaggaGATAAAAAATTCCTATCTAGCCTCCCATCAACTATATTTTGATAGGTATAGGAGAGTTAGTTACAAGGAATAAAGAATACTCTTGACTATGACAGCTGGTGAGTGACATCTTACCACTAGAAAATTCTAGACTCTTCTAGAAGCGTATATAACACAGTTCTTCTAGAAGAAAACAATGCTGTCATACTAATACAATATTGGCTCTCTAACAAGCTTGAAATCTGATGCAAATATTTTGACAACATAATTGGCACAATGAATTATTTATATTGTATcatattttacatatatatgaattatattctGATCAAATTTACAATAATACACTCttaattccttttttatttttttgtccttttttggGATGTCCCATAATAGATCTTATTCCAAAACTAGAACACACAATTACAACTTCACAAAACTACCCTAAGCATTTAAACAAAGAGTAGACTAAAGTACCAAAAAAAGGGAAGTTTTGGAAAGTAACATCTTGTTTAAAAGTCAAAAGCAATAATTGATGTTCCCTTCAAAAGTAAGAATTACAAAAGACcaataaaatagaatagaaacAATAACAAACTTATCAGGCATAGCAATGCACTTATCTGTTTATTATCATACATAATTtctaagaaagaaaattatCCCAATTTAAAGGTTAAAAATGCATTTCTGCATATTTACATTGCTTTTATCTTTCATTGAAAAATGGCCAATCACTTTTCCCATAAGTCCCACACCAGATAGTTTCATTACACTAATTACCAATCATGAATCTTGTACTACTTGTATATTATTTAACAATTAATGAGTAATTGACTCAACTCTGctttttctaaatatataaaatcctATTCCCAATCATTCAGGCCTGGGTATAAGAATTCTATACAGCACTCAATTCTAACACAAAAAGCCccccaagagagagagaatagaaaacATGTCTACGGCATTTGATCATACCCATCCAAGAGGCAGCTTTCCATCATCCACTAGTTGAGTTGAACCAGTCTCCAACTTCTGAAAATCAAATTCACAGGTATGCTGTTGAGCAATAAAATTTGGTATATTGAAAAGATAAACTTGTAAAGAAATCACTTTATCAGGGTTTTTATGTTTAAGCCCCTTGAAATTTCATTAAAGATGCCAATATACCCCCTTAACTTCCATTTGATTCAATGCCAGCACAACCCACAACCCCCccccaaggaaaaaaaaggggaataAACCTAGAATTGCCTCAGCTTGACTCTTGACAATGTCAGCTGGATATAAGCAAAACCACCAACACCAAAATTGATGATACTGATTCCTATTAAGTAACACATCAATAATTTCATTGACATCCCAATGACAAACTGATATGAGAAAAACCaccaaaactaaaataaacagCATTGACACTGAAGCAATAAAAAGGACAGAGagttccaaaaaaatataaatcagaGTCTCCCCAAAAAACTGTTGATAAAAAGAAGTTTTACTCTATTACTGAATCTTTTAAGGGTTGAGAAAACAACTTGGTACAAATTggacatctctctctctcgaaatttagagaaaagaaagaaacaaaacctaAAGAGAGATCCTGCTCTTGATTGAAGATTACATGGGTTTTGAGGATTTCCAATTCCTTGACATTCTCTTCCTCTACTTCACCATTGCCCATGCCTCCATTGTCATAATGGTTATTATGACAtgttataataaaaacaaaattcataagACAGGGCTCACAAGCATATGTTGTATTTGTGACATATTATTGTTGATTTTAACCAACAAATAATTTGACACAATCTCAAAGTTTAAGGGGGACATTGGTACAATGGGAAATGCAAGCAGTAAATTGACAGTAGGATGAAAGTTCATGAAGATATAGCATAAAAGGCCCCATGTTTTAAAGTTGAGAAATGCAGATCCAAATCTGACCTAAAAGAGCATAATAAGTCCAAATCATAAGTAAGTTAAACTAGCATAATTGGTACTTACAGGAGAGCCTTTTTCTGTATCATCCTTAAGAATACCTCTTGCTTTCAACTTCTGCTTAAGGTAATCAGGCAATTCTTTTGACTTACTGGGGGTATCAATATTAGGCTTTTGAGCACCATAATAAGCACCTCCACCTGGTACACCATACCCATTTCCAATTTCTATGTTACCTGACATCAAAGCATGAATTAGcacattttccaaaaatgctcttggattaatttcaaataataaaaaaagactcTTGTTGCTTGCTGATATTTCAAATATGGcatatcaatttgtaatgtGAAACATAGAAATTTCAACCAACAACTTATAATGTTAAGGttatttcaaaaagagaatttttGATCTGGTAGTCAGTTAAAcatcattttttgttgtaagcaagcagttttttttttgtggagaaaagtaaataatttcattaaaagcCAGAAAGCAAGCCCAAGTACACGGGCAATATACAAAAGGCAactcaaaaatgaaaagaacaGAAAAACAGAAACTACTGAAAGCTCAAGACtccaaaaaaatcaagaaacacATCCACAGAAAACGAGGAAGTCAGAGAGGCCCACTCATATAGGGTCTTCAGGAAGATATATTTCAACTTAACCACACTGAGTTCATCTCCCTCAAAGCACTGAGCATTCCACTCACAccaaagacaccacaaaagACACAATGGAACAGCTATCCCAATACCTTCACTGGGTTCATCTCCCTCAAAGCACCAAGCATTCTGCTCACGCCAAAAACACCACAAAAGACACAACGGAACAGCTTGCCACATCATCCCAATACCTCCCCTACCAGTCCAGCCCTCCTTCCACACCACAAAATTCCCGAACCGAAGGCATCACCCAATGAACCCCAAATAAACAGAATATCAATAGCCATAGGTCTGAAGCCACGGAGCAATGTAGGAATAGATGGTTTGCATCCTCTCCATTAGCTTTACACATGAAACACCATTGGGTAACAATTAACCCCGTTTCCTTAAGTtgtacctataaaaaaaacccTGTTTCCTTAAGTTGTCCACTGTTAAGATCCTATCCAATAGCACAcaccaagaaaagaaaaccactCTAGACAGGGCACAAACTCTCCAAATACTCACCAAAGGAAATTCTACGCaacccccaacccccccccccccccccccctccctctcAAAGTGTTATAATAGCTCTTTACCTGGAAACCCTTTTTTCTAAATGATTCCACACCAGTTTATCAACCTCCCCATAACAAATAAGTTGTAAGCAAGCAGTATCAAGTGATTTTTGACAATATCAACATAATGTGTTCCTCAGAAAATTTTAGTGgcaattttaaataagttgcATGGATGGgtatttttctcataaatttCAGGGCAGTTTACAGCTTTAATATTTCTTCTTCATGATATGCAAACATGACCAAGTTATAACTTCTCTGCTTTTCCTCTATGGGTGTTCTAGTTTCAATGTCTTATTTTTCCCTAAAGATTACAATTATAGATTTAAATGGtccataaaatcaaataaataaataattacaactCTCCCCcaccccaaccccccccccccccccccccggccataaataaataaaaataacattgtACAATGTTCAAtcgaaaagaacaaaaaagcaGCAATAAGTGCAATCCCAGATCTCTCCACAACTTCAAAGGAGTGACTATTCCACTCCCTCCAATTTATCCACGACAAAATGGAGAATCCCAGACCATATGACACTATTATTATGCCTCCCATATACAAGCTTTCCAACAAGGTAAAACATCTACCACCTCGTACAGCATCGCCCAAACAAGTTTCAATGGTTAGGTCTCCCCCCGGGATCTTATTTTAGTCTCAAGTCCCAAGACCACCAATACTATCCTTCATGgttcttttctcttcatttctATCACTTTCAATCTGATGAAGAACATTACAAGagcaaatataaaaagagaaaatctaTTAGACTAGCTACAAGTTTCAACACCACCAATCACTGCAATTAATGAATAGCTTTTTTTACATAAATAGTACTTTAAACTGTCATGCTCTCCTTTGGTAACAGAGACTTGAGGCCTGTTACATAGTCCAGCTCAATATACCCTTCCCCTGGAAAATTACATTGCAGAATTTATCATATCacattttgataatagtgggttttcattcttttaaattCAAGCCAGCTTCAAATCAGAGACATGATTCATTCCATATTCCCGTACTTTAGCTTGACTGGATCAGGAACAGAATTGAGGATTTGGCACTTTTGCTAAAGCTGGATTGAGACATATATTGACAATAAAAGGAGACCCTTCAGATTAAATGAATGGAACAAAAGTAGAACTCAATCATATTATATTGCAGCAATTAGTTCTAAAGTACTCTTCTTATGCCAAGAGAAGGGCTAAATCTAGTAAAACCTATTTTACAACCTCAGGCCCCCCTTCCCTGCCTGATTTTCTTCTCATAGGACCTTTGACGCTTCTATTCCTAGGACTCTTTGTTGTTTTGCCATCTTTATCTGTCCAGTTATTAAGGAGGATACCCATGTAAGAATCTGGCAAAGACCAAAAAGTATCCATTCTTAATATTTAGCTACCAGCCTTTATTTATCACACTCCTCTAATGTGACCATAGAGAATTAtcattttatgttattttttttattttttataagtagaaTCATCATGTTATCAAACTTACCAATAGCATATAATCATTAGGGTCGGCCTCTAAAATTGAAAGATGTCAAAGATATAACAGTCTACATAAATGCAGGTGTCAAAGATATATCAAATGTAGATAAATGAGAAGGATAACACTAACTACCAACCTTCTTCATGATGGGTTGCCTTCCCCCGCTTTGAAGCCATTTCAGCACGATGTTCTGAAGTCATCTTCAGTAGATGTTCCTGTAAGGATACTCacaaataaaatgtaaaaattgataatatttttagaataataAGTGATCTATgtataaattcattaaaaaaaaacagacaaacaaaaCATCAAAGCAACCCAACATAGATCTGCAAATTTTACCTTCAGAGCATTGGGATCATGACGTTCAGAGAAAATGTCTGTATTATCCTTAGGAGGTCCACCAGCACCTCTTGCCTCTCTGAGTTACAGAACACAGTTATGTAAGTCTCATATGCTATCAATTCTAGCATTATGAAATCAAGAATGGCATACATACTATCGGGGACAAACTAGTACGTACCTTTGACTTTGTATGACATTTTGGGTGACAATTTCCTGTTAAACCAAATAGGAACAAACTAATCATATATAAAGTAATCAAACATGTAAGCATATCCTAGATATCATAAGGCATATGTACCTGTTCACGCAACACAGCATCCTGAGCGGCAGTTTCAACCTCACTGTCATTTTTAACATGAAGTCCCGAGTTGCTAGTAGATGCATCAGGAACATCTACTGCACTTTTGTACTCTTCGTGCGAAAAATTAGAATTAGATTCTCGATAAACTGAGTCAGCGTTCTTCTGATCATTTCCATCAAAATGCCCCATATCTTGAGGTTTCTGGTTATCCTTATGCAGAGGCATTTCCCCGACTGCAGTTTGGTTTTGCGGTTGCTGCTCAATGAGGTAGGCACCATGTTGTACTGAACCCAGTTGAGAAGCATAGCCATTATGAAAGTTATTTGGGATGTGACCTGACCATTGAGGAGCATAACCATTTGATGTCCCATTATGCGGATATGAGCTTTGAGTAGCAGGAGTAAAGGTTGAATTAGAATAAGGAAGCGGAAGGACATAATTTCCCGTGTTGCTAGAGTGATACTGAGGTCTTGCGGCATAATCAAAATGTTGAGGGGGCGGGTAAGGAGCTGGGTTAGTTGAATAGTTTGGCAAAGATTGAACACCCGGAGGGAGTGGCTGATCATGGGCATTATCCATATCTTTCACTTATTTGGCCACAATGTGTCTAACTGTCTATACAACCAAAGATTAAATAGTTTAAAATGGAAACAGaattccaaacccaaaaaaagaagatcaCTATGCTGCACCTGCATCACAATATTACTTACATAAGAACAAATTTTGTTATACTATATAAACATTGTGTGACCAAAACCATATTTAGTTTATAGATTTGTAGTGAATAGCTTCTTCACCATTTGAACCAATtaaacttcctttttttttttggtggaccATTTAGAACatactaaaaatatttctaattttcaaaaacccctaCTCAGCTTCTACTTCACCTATTCAGAAATTTGGACCTCTAAAAAAAACCCGAacttttcataataaaaaaatccattaaaaaataagaaaacaattATAATAAGTTCTAAAATTGAAAGATAGTGTTAATTCTGAACATATTCAGATAAtaagattaaaattaaatatactaaCCTTCGGGTTGCAAAGCAAGCAAGGAAAAAGCTGAAGCCGAAGCCACAGTTATCCGAatgaattttactttttttctggGAAAGAGAAGGAAGGAATAAAATCGAATCGGGTTTCGAGGGGAAAAGGGCCGTAGGAAGTCGGTGTTTGGAAGGAAGTTCGATTGAATTGGGTTTATTATCTATCCCCGACGGTGATAAGGTTAATTTTGTCTATAAGCGGGGTGTTTGGCAAATGGAGAGATCTGGATTTACCAAACTACATCGTTTCGTTTGGGTTAGGATAAGTCCGAAATAGGCTCGTTTGGTAGAagagtttaagtaatattatttgtatttttttgatatacgtgtgggtgaaaaaatgtgtgaaaatacatgtaatgttatttaaaaactgaaaacatatttttgaaaatgctTACCAAACAGGCCAGTTTAGCCTTAATTTTTGAAGTGCATAGTTAAACCATACATTTTCAAACTGTGTAGCAAAATACTCCCGTTTTGGACCTCACATTAgcctatatctattttgctacttaattttttcaattttgcacACCACTTAAAAGTAGGGGAAAATTGGCATCTAACATCAATCTCCAGACTATATAGTTACGTTTTGAAAGTATATACCAAACTAGCATCTTAAGTTTCAGAAACTTGATTTATTCCTCAAAACTCAAGCCTTTAAGCTCGATTTCTATGTTCTGAGTTGGCTTTTTTCCATATGACATCCAcctagaactcgagtcttagagGCTCAAGTTCTATCTCGACCATTAGAACCTCAATTTTTGTGTTCTAAGAATTACGTAGTTTATTCACCTGGAATCTACCtgaatttaaaacttttaaaacttATAGGCAAAAGGAAGATGCAGGTATGGAGCCAAAATTCTTAACTTAGGGGGCTAACCTCtaggaccaaaataaaattatataaaattcaaatcacacgcacacataaac
The sequence above is drawn from the Quercus robur chromosome 7, dhQueRobu3.1, whole genome shotgun sequence genome and encodes:
- the LOC126693244 gene encoding uncharacterized protein LOC126693244 isoform X2, producing the protein MDNAHDQPLPPGVQSLPNYSTNPAPYPPPQHFDYAARPQYHSSNTGNYVLPLPYSNSTFTPATQSSYPHNGTSNGYAPQWSGHIPNNFHNGYASQLGSVQHGAYLIEQQPQNQTAVGEMPLHKDNQKPQDMGHFDGNDQKNADSVYRESNSNFSHEEYKSAVDVPDASTSNSGLHVKNDSEVETAAQDAVLREQEIVTQNVIQSQREARGAGGPPKDNTDIFSERHDPNALKEHLLKMTSEHRAEMASKRGKATHHEEGNIEIGNGYGVPGGGAYYGAQKPNIDTPSKSKELPDYLKQKLKARGILKDDTEKGSPVEAKDPASGALYYYNETTGKSQWERPVGASAVTQHPSPSSLPESWVESLDETTGHKYYYNTRTHVSQWEHPDSSRQVASKDYDSMLPQSGADVNQSDRSSELEKCMGCGGWGVGLVQMWGYCNHCTRVLNLPQCQYLSTRSSDQQQTNNSEKPRSNWKPPMGKGSKRSGRKRAYADDDELDPMDPSSYSDAPRGGWVVGLKGVQPRAADTTATGPLFQQRPYPSPGAVLRKNAEIASQTKKSSPHFAAISKKGDGSDGLGDAD
- the LOC126693244 gene encoding uncharacterized protein LOC126693244 isoform X1 translates to MDNAHDQPLPPGVQSLPNYSTNPAPYPPPQHFDYAARPQYHSSNTGNYVLPLPYSNSTFTPATQSSYPHNGTSNGYAPQWSGHIPNNFHNGYASQLGSVQHGAYLIEQQPQNQTAVGEMPLHKDNQKPQDMGHFDGNDQKNADSVYRESNSNFSHEEYKSAVDVPDASTSNSGLHVKNDSEVETAAQDAVLREQEIVTQNVIQSQREARGAGGPPKDNTDIFSERHDPNALKEHLLKMTSEHRAEMASKRGKATHHEEGNIEIGNGYGVPGGGAYYGAQKPNIDTPSKSKELPDYLKQKLKARGILKDDTEKGSPKLETGSTQLVDDGKLPLGWVEAKDPASGALYYYNETTGKSQWERPVGASAVTQHPSPSSLPESWVESLDETTGHKYYYNTRTHVSQWEHPDSSRQVASKDYDSMLPQSGADVNQSDRSSELEKCMGCGGWGVGLVQMWGYCNHCTRVLNLPQCQYLSTRSSDQQQTNNSEKPRSNWKPPMGKGSKRSGRKRAYADDDELDPMDPSSYSDAPRGGWVVGLKGVQPRAADTTATGPLFQQRPYPSPGAVLRKNAEIASQTKKSSPHFAAISKKGDGSDGLGDAD